DNA sequence from the Acidobacteriota bacterium genome:
CGGAGCGAGCGCTTACGTTCCACTCTCCGAGAGAGCGCGAGCGTACCCAGGGCCGGCGCCCCCGGCCTCTCACCGGGCGGGTGCAAGCCACGCCGCCCCATCCACGCGCCCGCCGACTGAGGACGGCGCACCATGGACCTGCCCGAACTCGGCCCGCTGTGGCTCAGCCTGCAACTCGCGGCATCGGCGACAGCGGTACTGCTGGTGCTCGGAACGCCGCTTGCCTGGTGGCTGTCCGGTACCCGATCGCGGCTGAAGCCGGTGGTCGAGGCGGTGACTGCGCTTCCGCTGGTGCTGCCGCCGACCGTGCTTGGCTTCTACCTCCTGCTGTTGATGAGCCCCCGGTCCTGGCTGGGCGGACTCTGGGTCGCGGTCACGGACACGACGCTTACGTTCTCGTTCGCCGGGCTGCTCGTGGCCTCCGTCATCTACTCGCTGCCGTTCATGGTGCAGCCGCTCCAGGCCGCGTTCGAGTCGCTGGGCCGCGGTCCTCTGGAAGCGGCCGCTTCGCTCCGCGCGTCGCCGCTCGATGCCTTCCTGACGGTCGCCGCGCCGCTGTCGCTGCGCGGTTTCCTGACCGCGGCCGTGCTGACCTTCGCCCACACGATCGGCGAGTTCGGCGTCGTGCTGATGGTCGGCGGGAACATCCCGGGCAAGACACGGGTCATCTCGATCGCGATCTACGAGCACGTCGAGACGCTGCGCTACGCGGAGGCGCACACGCTCGCGGCCGGTCTGCTGGTGTTCGCGTTCGTCGTGCTCCTGTTCGTCTACGTCTTCAACCGGAGGCTGCCGGTTCATGTCGCCTGACCGTGAAGGCACGACCCTCGAGGTCGACGTTCAGGTCGCCTTCGACGGCTTCGATCTCCAGGTTGAGCAGGCGATCCCGGCGGCCGGCGTGACCGCTGTGTTCGGGCCTTCGGGGAGCGGCAAGACGACCCTCCTGAGATCGCTGCTCGGGTTCGAGACGGAGAGCCGCGGCCGCATCGCCCTGAACGGCGAGGTGTGGCTCGACAGCCGGGCCGGAGTCGCGGTGTCGCCGCACCGCCGCCCCGTCGGTTGCACGTTCCAGGATGGACGGTTGTTCCCCCACCTGGATGTCGCCGGCAATCTGCGCTACGCCGATCGACGAAGCGCCGAGGCGAGCGCGGTGTCGATCATCCACGACGACGTCGTGGATGCCCTGGATCTGGAGCCGCTTCTCGACCGGCGGCCCCACACGCTTTCCGGCGGTGAGCGCCAGCGGGCGGCCTTGGGCCGGGCGCTGCTCAGCCGGCCGCGCCTGCTGCTGCTCGACGAGCCCCTCTCGGCGCTCGACCGGCGCCGCAAGGCGGAGATCATGCCGTACCTCCTGGCTTTACATCCGCGTTTCGGCATCCCGACCCTCTACGTGAGTCACGCGGTGGATGAAGTGGCGCTCCTGGCGGACCGCATCCTGGTCCTTTCCGAAGGCCGCGTACAGGCCTTCGGCGGCACGGTCGAAGTCCTCGAACAACTAGACTTGGCACCGCTTACCGAGCGCTTCCAGGCCGCGGCCGTGCTGGAGGCGCGGGTCAGCTCCCATGACGACGAGTACCGCCTGACCTGGCTCGACGTGGACGGCCAGCGGATCAGCGTGCCCCGGATCGAGCACCTCGCGGTCGGCGAGTCGGCACGGCTGCTGGTGCGCTCCCGCGATGTCTCGCTCGCCACCGAACGGCCGTCGCCGACCAGCATCCGCAACGTGCTGTCCGGCGTTCTGGTCGCGTTGCACCAGGACGAAGCGACCGCCTTCGCCGAAGCGACGGTCGATCTCGGTTCGCACCGGCTACGGGCGCGCATCACCCGGGCGTCGGCGGCGGAACTCGGCCTCGCGGTCGGTTCGCCGGTTTTCGCGCTGCTCAAGAGCGTCAGCCTGGACACGCGGGCCGGACGCTCCTGAGCGGCGGGCCGGGTCCGCTTCGGACTCGCTTCCGGTTGTACTGTAGGCGGCTTGAGGCCCCTTGGAGGAACATCATGAAGTCGAAACGCGCCCTGACCCTGACCACCTGTCTGTTGCTCTGGTTGGCGGTCGCTCTGCCGGCTGCGGCCCAGGACTTGCCGGACGGCGCCACGAAGGTCGCCTCGGTGGAGGGAATCACCGAGTACCAGTTGGAGAACGGGCTTCGATTCCTCCTGTTCCCGGACCAGAGCAAGCAGCAGATCACGGTGAACATCACCTACCTGGTCGGCTCGCGCCACGAGGGCTACGGCGAGACGGGGATGGCGCACCTGCTGGAGCACCTGGTGTTCAAGGGAACGCCGAACCACCCGGACATTCCCGCCGAGCTGACGGAGCACGGCGCTTTTCCGAATGGGACGACCTGGTTCGACCGGACGAACTACTTCGAGACCTTCCCGGCGACGGACGAGAACCTGGAGTGGGCGCTCGACCTGGAGGCGGACCGGATGGTCAACTCCTTCATCTCGGCCGAGGACCTCGAGTCCGAGATGACGGTCGTGCGCAACGAGTGGGAGCGGGGCGAGAACCAGCCGATGGGCGTGCTCCGCAAGCGCGTCATGTCCGCCGCCTTCGATTGGCACAACTACGGAAACTCGACGATCGGCGCACGGGCGGACCTCGAGAACGTGCCGATCGAGCGGTTACAGGCCTTCTATCGGAAGTACTACCAGCCGGACAACGCGATCCTGGTCGTCGCCGGGCGGTTCGAGGTCGAGCGGGCGCTGGAACTCGTAGCGGAGAAGTTCGGCCGCATTCCGCGGCCGGACCGAACCGGCGCGAACCAGCTCTTCGACACGTACACCGCCGAGCCGGCCCAGGACGGCGAGCGGACGGTGACGCTGCGGCGCGTCGGCGACACACAGCTCGTGATGGCCGTCTACCACGTGCCGCCGGGCGCGCACGAACAGTACGCTGCGATCGAGGTGCTCAGCCACATCCTGGGCGTGGAGCCTGCGGGCCGCCTGTACAGGAACCTGGTCGAGCCGGGACTGGCGGCGGCGGTCTTCGCGTCCGCTCTTCAACTGAACGAGCCGGGCGTGCTGATGGCCAACGTGATGGTCCGGGAGCAGGACTCGCTGGAGGAGGCGGCCGAGGTGCTGTTCGCCACTCTGGACGAGGTCGCGGCCGAGCCGCCCAGCGAGGAAGAGGTCGAGCGCGCCAAGCGGGACTACCTCTCGCGCATCGAACTCGCGTTCAACGATCCCCAGCGGATCGCGCTCGACCTCAGCGAGTGGGCGTCGATGGGGGACTGGCGGCTGTTCTTCCTCCACCGCGACCGGTTGGAGAAGGTCACGGCGGAGGGAGTCCACGAGGTCGCGCAGACCTACCTGCGCGATTCGAACCGAACGGTCGGGTACTTCCATCCGACGGACGAGACGCCGGAGCGGGCCGAGATCCCCGAGCCGCCGGACGTCGCGGCGCTGGTCGCCGACTACGCCGGGCGCGAGGCGGTCGCCGAGGGCGAGGCGTTCGATCCGACGCCGGCGAACATCGACCGCCGCACGCGGCTGGTCGACCTCTCGAACGGCGTCAAGGTCGCCCTGCTCCCGAAGCAGACCCGCGGCGAGTCGGTGAGCGTCTACCTGGGCTTTCGCCACGGAACCGAGGAAGCGCTCATGGGGCGTTCCACGGCCGGCGACCTCGCCGGATCCATGCTGATGCGCGGTACGAGGCAGCGCTCGCGGCAGGAGATCAGCGACGAACTGGATCGTCTCAAGGCGCAGGGCGGCGTGGGCGGCAACGCGTTGATCGTGACCGGTACCTTTACGACCGTCCGGGAGCATCTGGTCGACGTCCTGCGCCTCGCGGGCGAGATCCTGCGTGAACCGGCTTTCGACGCGAAGGAGTTCGACCTCCTGCGCGAGGAGCGTCTGGCGGCGATCGAGAACCAACGGTCCGAGCCGATGGCCCAGGTGCCGATGGCGATGAACAGGCACTTCAACCGCTGGCCCGTCGATCATCCCCGGTACTCGCCGACGTTCGACGAGCAGACTGAGCGCCTGAATGGGGTCACGGTCGAGGAGACGAGGGAGTTCTGGTCTTCCTTCTACGGCGCCGAAGGCGGCACGATCGCCGTGGTCGGCGACTTCGACCCGGACGAGGTCGCGGGCGTGCTCGAGGAGTTGTTCGGAGACTGGCGGGCCGCGGAGCCTTACGAGCGTGTCGCCGATCCGCACCACGAAGTCGAGACGGTGAGCACCGACCTTGAGACTCCGGACAAGACGAACGCGATGATGATGGCGGCGACGAGCTTCTCCATGCGCGACGACGACGAGGACTATCCGGCACTGGTCATGGCGAACTACATGCTGGGCGGCGGCTTCCTGAGTTCGCGTCTTGCCACGAGGATCCGCCAGGAGGAAGGTCTGTCGTACGGCGTCGGGTCGCAGATTGCGGCGCCGCCGCTCGATGACAGCGCGCTGTTCATGACCTACGCCATCTTCGCTCCCGAGAACGCCGACAAGGTGGTCGCCGCTTTCCGCGCCGAAGTGGGGAAGGCGCTCGAAGGCGGCTTTACCGAGGAGGAGTTCGAGGTCGCCCGGCGGGGTTACCTGGACGCGCAGCAGAACGGTCGGTCTCGGGATGCGGCGCTCGCGACGACGCTCCACAACAACCTCTTCACCGGCCGTACGATGGCGTTCGTGGCGGCCCAGGAGCAGGCGATAGCCGAACTGACGCTGGACGAGGTGAACGAGGCGCTGCGGAAGTACATCTCGCTTGAGAAGGTCTCGATCTTCCGCGGCGGGGACTTCGCCAACAAGCTGAGTCAGTAGAGCGACTACAGCGTCGCGACCAGGGCGCCGATCGACTCCGGGTTCTTCAGTGTCCCGATGTTGACGGCGTTCTCCACGGGCTCGCCGGCAAGGATGCGCTTGATCGGCACCTCGAGTTTCTTGCCGGAGAGGGTCGTTGGCACCTCCGGGATCGCCCGGATCTCGTCCGGTCCGTGACGGGGCGAGAGCCGGGTGCGCAGATGCCGGCGGATGCGGCCGGCGAGCGCCGCGTCGAGGGCGATGCCCTCGGCCAGGACAACGAACAGCCACAGCTTGCCCTCGCGATCGAGGCTGCCCGTGTCGACGATCACGCAGTCCTCGACTTCCGGCAGCTCGGCGGCGGCGCGGTAGAACTCGGCCGTGCCCATCCGGACGCCGCCGCGGTTGAGCGTCGAGTCGGAGCGGCCCCAGATGACGGAGCTGCCGTCTTCGTCGAACTCGATCCAGTCGCCGTGGCGCCAGACGCCCGGCCAGTGATCGAAGTAGCTCTCGCGGTACCGCTCGCCGGAGTCATCGTTCCAGAAGAAGAGCGGCATGGACGGCAGCGGCTCGGTGATCACGAGTTCGCCGACCTGGCCGGTCACCGCGTGGCCGCTCTCGTCGAAGGCCTCGACCTTTGCGCCGAGGGAGCGGCACTGGATGCGGCCGCGGCGGACCGGTTGGTGGGGGTTCGGGCCCACGAAGCCGGTGCAGACATCCGTGCCGCCGGACAGCGAGCCGAGCCAGACGTCGGACTTGACGTGTTCGTAGACCCAGTCAAAGCCCTCGGCCGGCAGCGGCGCACCGGTCGAGCCGATGGCGCGCAGAGCGTCGAAGCCGAACTGCTTGCCGGGTTCGAGACCGGCCGCCCGGCAGGCCATCAGGAAGGGCGCGCTGACGCCGAAGCAGGTCACCGCTTCCTCGTCTGCCAGGCGGTAGAGCGTCAGGAGGTCGGGCCAGCCGGGCGACCCGTCGTAGAGCACGACGGTCGTGCCCAGGAGCAGCCCCGAGACGAGGTAGTTCCACATCATCCAACCGGTCGTCGTGTACCAGAAGAACCGGTCGCCGACGCCCAGATCGGTGTGCAGCGCGAGTTGCTTCAGGTGCTCGACGAGGATGCCGCCGTGGCCCTGGACGATCGCCTTCGGCAGCCCGGTAGTTCCGGACGAGTAGAGGATCCAGAGCGGGTGGTCGAAGGGCACGGGCTCGAAGACGAGTTCGTCGCGGTCGGCGGTGAGCTCCTGCCAGGACAGGCGTCGCGGGGAGCCGTTCGTGTCGGCGGATGTGCCGACGGCGGGCTGCACCACGACCGCCGCGCGGAGCGTCGGTAGCGAACCGACGATCCGGTCCAGGTCGGGGCCGCGGTCGTACGCGCGGCCGTTGTACGTGTAGCAATCGACACCGATCAGCACCTTCGGCTCGATCTGCCGGAAGCGGTCGAGCACGCTTTCGACCCCGAACTCGGGCGGACAGCTCGACCAGATCGCGCCCAGACTCGCGGTGGCGAGGAAGGCGATCACCGCTTCCGCGTCGTTCGGAAGGTAGGCGACCACACGGTCGCCGGCGCCGACGCCGAGGCGGCGGAGACCCGCCCTCACGGCACCGACTTCGCGACGCAGGTCGTCGCGGCTGAACTCGCGCCGCTCGCTCGTCTCGCCACGACAGATCAGCGCCGGCGCGCCCCCTTCGTGGGCGAGCGCATACTCGGCGTAGTTCAGTTCGGCGCCGGGAAACCAGCTTGCGCCGGGCATCGCACGATTGGGGATCACACGCTCGGGCGGTACACGAAACCTGACGTCGAAGTAGTCGGCGATCGAGCCCCAGAACGCCTCGAGATCGGTGACGGACCAGCGCCAGAGTTCGTCGTAGCCGGCGAAGCGCAGATTCCACTCGCTCTCCAGCCAGCGCAGATAGCCGGTCAGGTTGCAGGTCTCGACCTGCGCCGCATTCGGCCGCCAGAGCGTGTCGTCGCGGTTCACGTCAATCGGAGGTGTTCGTCTTCATTCGGGGGGGAGGATACGGGCTACCCTTGGCCCCTTGCGATCGACTTGTGCGGCGTCGTTGCTTATCCGCAGGCCGCACCTGCTACAGCTAAGCTGATCTCCCGCCTCATGGGGAAGCTGGGGAGTCATGGGAGGAACGGGATGAAGCATCTTCCGCTCATTGCGCGCATTCTGCTGGGGCTGATGTTCGTGTTCGGCGGCGTGACCGGCCTGCTCGAACTGGCGGAGCCCGAGATGGGAGAGGAGGCGACGGCCTTCATGGGCGCGATCATGGACACCGGCTACCTGTGGCCGGTCCTCAAGGTGACCGAGATCGTCTGCGGCGTCCTGCTGATCCTTGGGGTGTTCGTGCCGCTGGCCCTCGTCGTGCTGGCCCCGGTCGTGCTCAACATCCTGCTCTTCCACGTTTTCCTGGAGCCTTCCGGCGTGGCCATCGGCCTGTTCTTGCTGGTGCTGGGCCTCTACACGGCCCACCAGCATCGGGAGAGCTTCAGCGGCGTCCTGAAGCGCAAGGCCTGACCGAGCTGATCCGGCGCCCGGTGGGCGCTACGGACCCGCGCCGACGGCGACCAGGTGCCGGCGCGCCCTGAAGTAGATAACGCCGTCCGAGATGGCGGGCGTCGCCATCAGGGTTTCACCCAGCTCGTTGACCGCGATCTCGTTGAGTTCAGGACCTGGCTCGATCACGTAGACGTCTCCGACCTCGCTGTTGAAGTAGATGCGTCCACCGGCGGCGACCGCCGAAGCGCTGAAGCCGGAGGCGCCGCGTCCCAGGCGCTTCTGGGTCAGGCGTTCGCCGGTCGTCCAGTCGACGACGGTGACGACGCCGTTGTCGTAGCAGAAGTAGGCGAGATCGCCGACCACGATCGGCGTCTGCATGTAGTTCCCGAGCCGTTCGTGGAACCAGACCATCGCGTCGTGGTCGGGATCGAGCTTGCCCTCGGCATCCGGATCGATCGCATAGATCGGCTTCAGCCGGCCGTGGGCGTTGGTGATCAGGATCGGACCGTCGCCGGCCCGGATCGGCGTGGGTACCGGGATGTCGCCGCCGCCTTCCAGGCGCCACAGTTCTTCACCGGTGTCGACGTCGTAGCCGCCGATGTGGCGATAGCCGTTCAGCACGACCTGGTGTCGGCCGTCTTGGCGCGGGAAGACGGCGGGCGTGCTCCAGGTGGCGACCTCCTCGCGTGTCTTCCGCCAGACGTCCTCTCCGGTTGCCGCATCGAGAACGGCAACGAAGGACTGACTGAGGATGTCGACCTGGATGATCACCCGGTCGTCGTGGAGGATCGGCGAACTGGCGAACCCCCACTCGTAGGTGGGGAAGTCGTAGGGCCCCGAGTCGAGCACGCCGAACTGCCGGTTCCACAACGGCGTTCCGTCGAGGTCGTAGGCGTGAAGTCCTTCCGAGCCGAAGAAGGCCACGAGGACCTTGCCGTCGGTCGCGGGCGTGGAGTTCGTGTGCGACGCCTTCGTGTGCCGCTTGATCGCGGGCGTACCCTGGAATGCCGTGCGTTCCCACAGGAGTTCGCCGGTCTGCTTGTCGAAGGCCAGCACCTGGAAGCGCTGGGGCGGCTCACCTTCGACCGGTGTGCCGTCGCCGTAGAGCCCAACCTTGAGCGAGGCTTCGGCGCCGTCCGGAACCGCCGAGGTCAGGAAGAGGCGGTCCTCCCAGACGACGGGACTCGAGTGTCCGAGGCCGGGCACGGATACTCGAAACAGGATGTTCTCGCCGGTCTCGACGTTCCAGGTCGCGGGCGGCGATCCGGTGCCCGTGCCGTCCGCCCCGTTGCCGCGGAAGGAGGGCCAGTTGTCCGAGGCGGCCACGGCCAGAGTCGTCGCGAAAACTAGCGCGAACGACGCGGCCGTGACCACCCTTCCCTTGCAGTGAGCCACCATCGGGAGTTACGAGCCCGCGCCGACCGCGATCAGGTGGCGGCGGCCCCGGAAGTAGATGACGCCGTCCGAGATCGCCGGCGTCGCCATCAGGGTCTCACCGAGTTCGTTGATCGCGATCTCCTTCAGCTCTTCGCCCGTCTCGATGACGTAGACATCGCCGTCCTCGCTGTTCATGTAGATACGGCCGCCGGCGGCGACGGGCGAGGCGGTGAAGCCGGAGGCACCGCGTCCCAGGCGTTTCTGGCCGACGCGTTCGCCGCTCTTCCAGTCGACGACGGTGACGACGCCGTTGTCGAAACCGAAGTAGGCGAGATCGCCAACGACGATCGGCGTCTGCATGTAGTTCCCAAGCCGTTCGTGGAACCAGAGCATCGCTTCGTGTGTGGGGTCGATGCCGCCCGCGGCGTCGGGGTCGATCGCGTAGATCGGTCGCATGGGCCCGTGGGCGCTGGTGATGAGTATCGGACCGTCGCCCCCGGCCCTGATCGGCGTCGGCACCGGGATGTCGCCGCCGCCCTCGAGACGCCACAGCTCCTCTCCGGTGTCGAAGTCGTAGCCGCCGATGTGCCTGTACCCGTTGACGACGATCTGGCGGCCGCCGTCGCCACGGGGAAAGACCGCCGGGGTGCTCCAGGTCGGAATCTCGTCGCGCCCGGTGCGCCAAGTCTCCTCGCCCGTCCTGGCGTCGAGCGCCGCCAGGAAGGAGTCGCCCTGCACGTCGACCTGGATGATCACGCGGCCATCGTGGACCAGGGGCGAACTCGCGAAGCCCCATTGCGCGGTCTTGACCACGAAGTAGCCCGAGTCGAGCACGCCGAACTGCCGGTTCCACAGCGGCTTGCCGTCCAGGTCGTAGGCGTGGAGCCCCTCCGAACCGAAGAAGACGACCAGCAGCTCGCCGTCGGTCGCCGGCGTCGAGTTCGTGTGCGACGCCTTGGTGTGGCGCTTGATCGCCGGCGTGCCTTCGAAGGCCGTTTGCTGCCAGAGAAGTTCGCCGCTTCGCTTGTCGTACGCCAGCACGACGTAGCGCTGCGGCGGCTCGCCCACGACAGGTGCAATGTCGCCGTAGAGCCCGACCCTGAGCGACGCCTCCTCGCCTTCGGGCACGGATGAGGTCAGGAACAGGCGGTCGCCCCAGATTACGGGACTCGAGTGCCCGAGACCCGGTACGGCGACGCGGAAGAGGACGTTCTCGCCGCTCTCCACGTTCCATGTGGCGGGCGGCGTTCCGGTGCCGTTGCCGTCAGCGCCCTGGCCGCGGAATGACGGCCAGTTGTCCGAGGCGGCGATCGGGACCGCGGTTGCGGCAACGAGCGCGGCCGGGCCCAGCAGGCGTCGGATCCTCAGTGAGGTGGCTTGCGTCTTCATGACTGAAGTATGTGCGATCATCCTCAAGACTACGTCGACACTGGAACAGAGTTTGTGGGGGCAGTGAGATGAGTTCACCGATGAGCGTCTTCTGGGACCCGCGTTGTGACGTGCATACGGTGCCAAGGGGATTCCCGGAGCGGCCGGAGCGTCTGCAGCTTGCCCTGCCCTACCTGAGAGAACGCGGCTGGGACCTGGTGGAGGCAGATCAGGACGCAGGGGCCGGTGGAATGGCAGGGCAGGCCCGCCGGCTCGCGGCGCTCGTCCACGACCCGGCGTACATCGCGCGGATGGAGGAGGCGGTCGCCGCCGTGGCGGCTTCGGCGGAGCAGGGGAACTTCCCGCTGCGACCGACGCGGATGCTCGACACGAACGACAACCCGCTCTCGCCGGGGACGGCCGATGCCGCCTGGGCCGCGGTGGATGCCGCGCTCGCCGCGGGCGACCACGCGATGCTGGGCGCCGGTCACCGGGCGATGAGTGTCACCCGGCCGCCCGGGCACCATTGCGAGCGGGACCGGGCGATGGGCTTCTGCTACCTGAACCAGGTCGCGATCCTGGCGCAGGGTCTGATCGACGTCCATGGCGTCGAGCGCGTCGCGATCCTGGACTTCGACGTCCATCACGGCAACGGCACGCAGCACCTGTTCGACCATCGCGCGGACGTCGCCTACCTGAGCGTCCATCAGTATCCGTTCTATCCGGGCACGGGAGCGGCAAAGGAGCGGGGCATCGGCGAGGGCGAGGGCACGACGGTCAACGCACCGCTGCCGGCCGGCAGCGGCGACGATGTTTACAGTGAGGTCATGGACGACGTGCTGCTGCCGGCGGTGCGGTCGTTCGCTCCGGACGTGCTGCTGGTGTCGGCGGGTTTCGATCCCTGGCGGAACGATCCACTCGCGGGAATGGAGCTGACGGACGCCGCCTTTCTTCGGTTCGGCTCCCTGCTGGCCGAACTGGCCGAGGAGGTCTGCGAGGGCCGGCTCGTCTCGGTGCTCGAGGGCGGCTATGACCTGGCCGCCCTGCCCCGGTTGATCGACGTGTATCTCCGGGGCACCGTCGGCGAGACATTGAACTAAGGGCGGGTTGGCTCGGCCCGGTCGGCCGCCGCGGAGTCTGTCGTCCGCGGGCGCGTTGTACGATGATGAGGACAACCATGGAGGTGCATCCAAGTTGAACAGCAAGTTGAGCTTCCCGGTCCGCATCCGAACCCATGGCGTGCAGTTGAACGACGATCTGAAGCGCACGATCGAGTCCGAGGCGGCGGGTCTGGAACGGTTCAACTCCCGCATCGTGGACTGTGAGGTCGCGGTGACCGGCCCCGGCAAGCGCCGCCGTAGCGGCACCAGCTTCGACGTGGTCGTGAAGGTCGCGCTGCCCGGTCCGGACGTGGTCGTGCACCGCTCCGCCATCGCGTCCATACCGGTCGCCATCAACCAGTCGTTCGCCACCGCGCGCCGCCGGGTGAAGCGCCAGGCGCACCTGCGCCGTCGTCGCGTGCCGCTGCGCCGCACCTCCGGCGTGGGCCGGCGAGGACGGCCGCGGAGCCGGAACGGCAGGCGGCGGGGCGCCTAGTCCGCTTCGGCGTCGCCGAAGACGCCGTCGAGCACCGCCCGAACCCGCGGGAGGATGGGGTACGTGTTCGGATCGGAGTCGGCGGCCGTGTAGCCGACCCACACGGCGACGACGTCCCGGTCGGGGTTGACGAGCAACCCCTGTCCGGCCCAGCCGCCCTTGTAGATGTCGTGGTTCGTGAACACGAGGTCCCACTGGTAAACGTTGTGCTTGACCGTGGGGGAGCGGCCGCCGAACCGGGCGTTCTCGAGCAGTTCCGGCCGGCCCCCGTGGAGGAGCGTGTTGATGTGCTCTTCGGGCACGATGCGTTTCGAGGAGACCTTGCCGTAGCTCGGAGTGAACAGCAGTCCGAACCGGGCCATGTCGCGGGGCCGGGCCAGCAGGCCGCCTGAGGTCAATGGAATGCCGTAGCGCCCGGCGTAGATCGAGGCTCCCGCCTCGGCGCCGATCCGGGTCCAGACTTCGCGGCTCAACGCGTCCTGGAACGGCATGCCGGTGACTTCCTCGACGAGCCAGCCGGCCACGAAGGTGTTCGTGCCCGAGTAGTCGAAGCCCGTGCCCTGCTCGGCCCAGCGGCCGACCTTCAGATTGGCGAGCATCGTGTAGGGATCGTCGGGCGTGCGCTCGCTCCGCACGCCGTCGCCGAGCGACGCCTCGAACTGGTAGTAGCAGGTGCTGCGGTCCGTGTAGTCGCCGTCCGGGCAGTCGACGCCGGAGGCCATGTCGAGCACGTTACGCACCGTGACGCCCTCGAAGTCCGAACCCTTGAGCGCGGGCACGTAGCGGTCGACCGGCTGCGCCGTGTCGACCAGGCCACGGTGTTCGAGGATCGCCACCAGGGTCGCCGGGAAGACCTTGGTCACCGACCACCAGATCGGTTTCTCGTACGGCTGCATCCGGGGGTAGCGCTCGAACACGATGTCGCCCCGATGGAGGATGACGATGCCCATCGTCGTCGAGTGCTCGCCGTGCAGGTAGGCGTCGAACGCCACTTCGCCCGCCGGTGTCGTGACCGGGAATTCGGCGATCTCCGCCATGGGCCGCGCCGCCAGTTCGCTGACCTGTCCGGCCCGGTAGACATTGACGGAAGGCACGATCTGGTGGAGGTTGCGGTTGCGCCAGGCCATTGCCTCGCCGGTTTCGGTCCACCACACTTCGTCGGCCGGATCCGGCAGGCCATGGTGCTGGCGCAGGTTCTCCTCGACCGTCGAGGCCGGCTCGAAGGCCGGCGCGACCTCCTGTGCGGCGGCGCCGGTCGCAAGCGTCAGTGACAAACCGAGAGCTGGGAGAGTGCTTCGTCGCATATCGCCAGTCTAAGCTGCCGTCCGAGGGGTGGCAGACTGGGTGCGCCGGCGTCCCCGCCGGCTGCCGCCGCTGGCGGCCGGCAAACGCGTCGGCCGAGAGGCCGGCATCCGCTTCAGTCGAGCGTGCCCAGGTACTGCCAGATCGCTTCGAACTGACGCCCGGCCTCACCGTCGAACACGTCGTAGAGCGCCGTGTAGCCGTCCTCGTCCACGAACTGGGGCATCTTGCTACCCGGCATGATCCGCTGAGGATCGCGCAGGAAGCGGTCGAAGTAGGCGCGCCTCAGGCGAGGGCGGACGAGCGCGAAGTTGATCGTCTCCTCGGAGCCTTCGCCGCCGAGGGCCGGTTCTGCGCCCAGGCCGTGGCAGGAGTGGCAGCCCAGTCGGTCGCCGCGGATCAGGTCCCGACCGATGGCGGCCAGCTCCGCGTCGACCGGAGGGTTGGGAACCGGCGAGGCCGAGAGGCCGTGCTGGTGATGGAGTCCCGCGGCGAGAGTGTCCGCACCGGAGGGGAAGCCGGGCATCCGGACGCGCAGGTGCGG
Encoded proteins:
- a CDS encoding HPF/RaiA family ribosome-associated protein, whose translation is MNSKLSFPVRIRTHGVQLNDDLKRTIESEAAGLERFNSRIVDCEVAVTGPGKRRRSGTSFDVVVKVALPGPDVVVHRSAIASIPVAINQSFATARRRVKRQAHLRRRRVPLRRTSGVGRRGRPRSRNGRRRGA
- a CDS encoding PQQ-binding-like beta-propeller repeat protein is translated as MVAHCKGRVVTAASFALVFATTLAVAASDNWPSFRGNGADGTGTGSPPATWNVETGENILFRVSVPGLGHSSPVVWEDRLFLTSAVPDGAEASLKVGLYGDGTPVEGEPPQRFQVLAFDKQTGELLWERTAFQGTPAIKRHTKASHTNSTPATDGKVLVAFFGSEGLHAYDLDGTPLWNRQFGVLDSGPYDFPTYEWGFASSPILHDDRVIIQVDILSQSFVAVLDAATGEDVWRKTREEVATWSTPAVFPRQDGRHQVVLNGYRHIGGYDVDTGEELWRLEGGGDIPVPTPIRAGDGPILITNAHGRLKPIYAIDPDAEGKLDPDHDAMVWFHERLGNYMQTPIVVGDLAYFCYDNGVVTVVDWTTGERLTQKRLGRGASGFSASAVAAGGRIYFNSEVGDVYVIEPGPELNEIAVNELGETLMATPAISDGVIYFRARRHLVAVGAGP
- a CDS encoding serine hydrolase, with translation MRRSTLPALGLSLTLATGAAAQEVAPAFEPASTVEENLRQHHGLPDPADEVWWTETGEAMAWRNRNLHQIVPSVNVYRAGQVSELAARPMAEIAEFPVTTPAGEVAFDAYLHGEHSTTMGIVILHRGDIVFERYPRMQPYEKPIWWSVTKVFPATLVAILEHRGLVDTAQPVDRYVPALKGSDFEGVTVRNVLDMASGVDCPDGDYTDRSTCYYQFEASLGDGVRSERTPDDPYTMLANLKVGRWAEQGTGFDYSGTNTFVAGWLVEEVTGMPFQDALSREVWTRIGAEAGASIYAGRYGIPLTSGGLLARPRDMARFGLLFTPSYGKVSSKRIVPEEHINTLLHGGRPELLENARFGGRSPTVKHNVYQWDLVFTNHDIYKGGWAGQGLLVNPDRDVVAVWVGYTAADSDPNTYPILPRVRAVLDGVFGDAEAD
- a CDS encoding histone deacetylase, with protein sequence MSVFWDPRCDVHTVPRGFPERPERLQLALPYLRERGWDLVEADQDAGAGGMAGQARRLAALVHDPAYIARMEEAVAAVAASAEQGNFPLRPTRMLDTNDNPLSPGTADAAWAAVDAALAAGDHAMLGAGHRAMSVTRPPGHHCERDRAMGFCYLNQVAILAQGLIDVHGVERVAILDFDVHHGNGTQHLFDHRADVAYLSVHQYPFYPGTGAAKERGIGEGEGTTVNAPLPAGSGDDVYSEVMDDVLLPAVRSFAPDVLLVSAGFDPWRNDPLAGMELTDAAFLRFGSLLAELAEEVCEGRLVSVLEGGYDLAALPRLIDVYLRGTVGETLN
- a CDS encoding PQQ-binding-like beta-propeller repeat protein gives rise to the protein MKTQATSLRIRRLLGPAALVAATAVPIAASDNWPSFRGQGADGNGTGTPPATWNVESGENVLFRVAVPGLGHSSPVIWGDRLFLTSSVPEGEEASLRVGLYGDIAPVVGEPPQRYVVLAYDKRSGELLWQQTAFEGTPAIKRHTKASHTNSTPATDGELLVVFFGSEGLHAYDLDGKPLWNRQFGVLDSGYFVVKTAQWGFASSPLVHDGRVIIQVDVQGDSFLAALDARTGEETWRTGRDEIPTWSTPAVFPRGDGGRQIVVNGYRHIGGYDFDTGEELWRLEGGGDIPVPTPIRAGGDGPILITSAHGPMRPIYAIDPDAAGGIDPTHEAMLWFHERLGNYMQTPIVVGDLAYFGFDNGVVTVVDWKSGERVGQKRLGRGASGFTASPVAAGGRIYMNSEDGDVYVIETGEELKEIAINELGETLMATPAISDGVIYFRGRRHLIAVGAGS